ATCGTACCCCTTATCTCCTGCCGGTTTCACTTTGAAATTATGTATCAGGCTTTCTATCACATCAACATCTGCCTTGCTTAACGATGCCAGATTTTTTTGCACCGGCAGCCTATCGGCAAGCGCATCGGCAAACTTGCGGGTAAACAATCCGGAAAGTAAGGCCAGCAAAGTCTTTTTACCGTTGATGGTTCGCTCCTGCTGTATCAGTTCGGTTAAATTTTGGGTGGGCAGCAAATCGATATAAATAAACTCACCGGGTTTCCAGTACGATGATATTTGCAATATAGCAGGGCCGCTCAACCCCCAATGGGTAAACAGGATATTCTCCTCAAAACTTGCCTCATCATTCCACACCCGGCAAAAAATACTGTTGCCTGATAGTTTCTCGTACCAGGGCTGATCCTTACCGGTAATAGTTAATGGTACCAGCGCGGGCGCTGTATCAACAACTGCCATACCGAATTTGCGTGCTACGCGCATCCCAATATCTGTAGCGCCCAGCTTAACAACTGGCAAGCCGCCCGAAGCCATAACTACTTTGGGCGCGGATATTTTTTGCTCGCGCATGTGCTGTTCGTATACAATCTCAAAGCCATTATCGGTTTGTTCAATACTTTTCACCGTGGCATAATAGTAGATTTGCTGACCCAAATCAGCACAAAGGTTGGCAAATATATTCACTACATCACGCGCTTTATCCGTCTCCGGGAATAGCTGACCCAATGTTTTTTCTTTTCCGCTGATGCCGTAAGCCTCAAAAAAACTGATGGTATCATCTACTGTCCACTGCGCGAAGGCCGATTTGCAGAAGTGCGGGTTTTGCGATATAAACTGTTGGGCCGAAGCGTACAGGTTGGTATAATTACACCTGCCGCCACCGCTGATGAGTATCTTAGCACCGGGACGGTCGTTCTTTTCCAATATCAATACACGCTTACCTAAAAAGCCGGCTTGTACGGCACACATGAGTCCGCAGGCGCCCGCTCCAATTATTATAGCGTCAAAATCTGTTTGTTTTATTAAATTTGCTGTCATGCACGAGGTTTCGCAAATATCCGAATTTGGCAAGATAATGATATTTTTAATTGTCGGTTTTTTAGCCGTTGGCTTAACCTTTTTTTTGAACAAGCTACTGTCAAGGCAAAACCCTAACGATTTAAAGCTATCCTCATACGAGTGCGGCGAGGAACCAACCGGCAGCGCATGGCTGCCCTTTAACTCCCGCTTTTATGTTATTGCCCTCATTTTTTTGCTGTTTGATGTAGAGATGGTGTTCGTTTTTCCCTGGGCTACGGTATTCGGCAATCATGAACTGATAGCCGCTGATAGCCGCTGGGGATGGTTCGCCTTAGCTGAGATGTTCATATTTTTAGGCATACTGATATTGGGCCTGGTGTACGTTTGGCGCAAAGGCGACCTGGAATGGATAAAACCCAAGGTTACCCTGCCAAGCAGCGGTGTAAACATTCCTGCCGCTTTGTACGAAAAAATAAACCTTGAGCAAAGTGTTTACCAGGTAAAGCCCTTTAGTATCGAAGCTATAGCCGCCGAACCGACAGTTGTTGCTGCACCGACCGCTGCCGTGGCTAATGCCGAAGCTCCTGTACGCAAACCTATGTTTAAACCAACTTTTAAAAAGCCCGGAAATGACGCCTGATTTAACGAACGAAAGTGGTGGTTTAGTAGTAACCAAAATGAACGACCTGCTCAACTGGGCGCGTATGTCATCCCTTTGGCCATTGAGTTTTGGTATTGCCTGCTGCGCTATCGAGATGATGGGCTCCATGGCATCAACGTACGATCTGGACAGGTTTGGCGTATTTCCTCGTCCATCAGCACGCCAGGCAGATGTAATTATCATCGCGGGAACCGTTACCTTTAAAATGGCCGAGCGCATTAAACGCCTTTACGAGCAGATGCCCGATCCTAAATATGTTATCTCCATGGGATCATGCTCCAACTGCGGCGGCCCTTACTGGCAGCACGGTTATCACGTAGTAAAAGGTGTTGACCGTGTTATACCCGTTGATGTTTACGTACAAGGCTGCCCACCACGCCCCGAAGCATTGATAGGCGCTATATTAGAACTACAGAAAAAGATTGAAACTGAGCAATTGGTTAGGATATGATGGAGTTTTTGGATACTCATTACCAGGCTTTGCTATTTTTATTACTTAGTATTATTAGCTTTTCATATGGCGTTCAAAAAACAGCAAAAATGCATCTTTTATTCATTGATTAAAGTTTCTCCTCGGTAGCCGGCTCATCAAAAATAGTTGTATTCTCTTCTTTTTGTTGTTGATTTTTTTGTCGGCGTACACATTCAATAACAAGAACTAATACTATTAGAGCTGCTATATTTAGTTGAAAGGTAAACCCTTCATTTGATTTAATCGCCATTGAAAAATTCGATTGTATCAACCCTAAATTAAATTTCAAGCTACCTTCATTAAAGCCAAGCGCCAGTTGTACGCCTGAACTATAAGCAAACCCGTAACCAAGCATCTTCCAATGTACAAGTTGCAATATTTGATTTATGATAGTAAATAACACGCCATACTTTGCACCATGAAGAAGCTTTGCGCCTGAAACGATTGAGAAGATGAACAGTGATAAGCCTGTTGTAAATATCAGCAGTATTGGTCCATTAATCGCACCTGTTCCGCTAAGCAAATAGGCAAGCATCAGCAAGCCTGTTATACCGCCTACTATTTGCAGCCACGAGATAATTTTTAGGATAAGGTTGTATTTTTTCATAATAAGGTTATCAAACATAAAAAATTAAAACAACTTTACCGTTATAACATTTAATAGCAGTAATTTAATAAGTGAAATGCCGGTTTAGGCATAGTACCTTGAACCCACAATATGTATTTAGCTTTAACCATCACAAGTTTTCTGCTTGTATTTCTTGTTTTCTTGCCGCTCATTAAACATAGCTACTGGGTGTTTCGCTCATTGGAATATCCACGTTTCCAAAAATTTATTATTTGTGTAGCAGTATTTATTGGCTGGGGTATACTTTATTCTTTTACCCGGCAGATAAATATTTATGCCCTCGCGGCATTATGCGCAGCAATCATATACCTGATATTTAAAATATATAACTACACTGTTTTCGCCCCTAAAGAAGTGCGCGGAATAAAAAGCCGCGATGAAAAAAACGAAATTAAAGTACTATCTGCCAATGTATTTCAGGACAATACACAATATCAGCGCCTGCTTGAACAGATTAAAAGCGCCGATCCGGACGTGATATTCCTGCTGGAAACAGACGACAAATGGGAAGCGGGCGTACAGCAACTCGAAGCGGACTACCCGCATATGCTCAAGGCACCGCTGGATAACACTTACGGACTACTTTTTTACAGCCGCTTTCCGCTGAGCGATGGAAAGGTTAACTATCTCATAAAAAACGACATTCCTTCTATAGAAGCTATAATTCATCTGCCATCCGGCGTAAAGGTACAGCTGTGGGGCTTGCATCCTGAGCCGCCGGTACCGGGCGAAAGCCTATATTCTACCGCCAAGGATAAAGAGTTGATGAAGATCGCTTTAAAGGCCCGTGATTGCGAATTACCCATTCTGGTTTTTGGCGACCTGAACGACGTGGCTTGGAGCTATACCACTACTCTTTTCAGCAAGGTGAGCGATCTGCTTGATGTGCGTAAAGGCCGCGGCTTTTACAGTACCTTTTCGGCCAAGCACTGGTTTTTGCGTTTTCCGCTTGATTATATTTTTTGTTCGGCCGAGTTTGGCTTGGTACAAATGCGCCGCCTGCCCTACAACGGATCAGACCATTACCCGATATTTACCCACCTGATATTTAACAAGCGTCTTGAACGTGTTCAAGATGGCCCCGATGCCGACCACGAAGACATTGAAGAAGCTAAAGAAATACTGGAAAAGGAAGTAGAAAAGGACTAAACAGAAACGGGGTTAAGTGAATATCACTTAACCCCGTTTTATATTATCAGGCAGGTATTAATATGCCCTGGCAAATAATACTCTTTGGGTTGATGGCTTGCCGGTCAGTATACATTTACCTTCTTCCTGCTTATTATTCAAAGGGATGCAGCGAATGGTAGCTTTAGTTTCATCCTTGATACGTTGCTCCGTTTCGGGTGTGCCATCCCAATGTGCCGATAGAAAACCCGGTTTTTCATCCAGTAAACGCTTAAACTCCTCGTAAGTATCCACCTCGGTAGTATTTTCTTCACGGAAGTTATAGGCCTTGCTATAAATGTTGCTCTGTATTTCATCCAGTAATCCTTCAATCACGTTGGCCAAACCTTCCTGTTGTACGGTTTCTTTGGTTTTGGTATCGCGTCGGGCAAGCTCCACAGTGCCGTTCTGCATATCGCGGCTACCAATGGCCACACGCACCGGCACACCTTTTAATTCGTACTCAGCAAACTTGAAGCCGGGGCGCTGCGTATCCCGGTTATCAAACTTAACGGAGATGCCTTTTGCCTTTAATTCAGTCGTTAAGGTTTTAACATACGCGCTGATGTTTTCCAGCTCTTCATCATGCTTATAAATCGGCACAATAACTACTTGTATCGGTGCCAGTTTCGGTGGCAATACCAGGCCGGCATCATCTGAGTGCGCCATGATTAAAGCACCGATTAAACGGGTTGATACGCCCCATGAAGTAGCCCAAACATAATCAAGCTTGCCCTCTTTATTAGCAAACTTCACATCAAATGCCTTGGCAAAATTTTGCCCTAAAAAATGCGAGGTACCGGCCTGCAAAGCCTTACCATCCTGCATTAAAGCCTCAATACAATAAGTATCTAACGCGCCTGCAAAACGCTCATTGGCCGTTTTACGGCCACGCACTACAGGTAGGGCCAGCCAGTTTTCGGCAAAGTCAGCATACACATCCAACATTTGTTCGGTTTCGGCAACAGCTTCTTCAGCCGTAGCATGCGCAGTATGGCCTTCCTGCCATAAAAACTCACTGGTACGTAAAAACATACGGGTGCGCATTTCCCAACGCATTACGTTGGCCCACTGGTTAACCAGTATGGGCAGGTCGCGGTACGATTGTATCCAACCTTTATAGGTATTCCAGATAATGGTTTCGGATGTCGGGCGGATGATCAGCTCTTCCTCCAGTTTTGCTTCCTCGTCCACAATAATTTGCCCGTTCTCGTCGTTTTTCAGGCGATAATGAGTTACAACCGCGCATTCTTTAGCGAAGCCTTCAACGTGGCTCGCCTCTTTGGAGAAGAATGATTTTGGTATTAAAAGCGGAAAGTAAGCATT
This Mucilaginibacter defluvii DNA region includes the following protein-coding sequences:
- a CDS encoding endonuclease/exonuclease/phosphatase family protein: MYLALTITSFLLVFLVFLPLIKHSYWVFRSLEYPRFQKFIICVAVFIGWGILYSFTRQINIYALAALCAAIIYLIFKIYNYTVFAPKEVRGIKSRDEKNEIKVLSANVFQDNTQYQRLLEQIKSADPDVIFLLETDDKWEAGVQQLEADYPHMLKAPLDNTYGLLFYSRFPLSDGKVNYLIKNDIPSIEAIIHLPSGVKVQLWGLHPEPPVPGESLYSTAKDKELMKIALKARDCELPILVFGDLNDVAWSYTTTLFSKVSDLLDVRKGRGFYSTFSAKHWFLRFPLDYIFCSAEFGLVQMRRLPYNGSDHYPIFTHLIFNKRLERVQDGPDADHEDIEEAKEILEKEVEKD
- a CDS encoding NADH-quinone oxidoreductase subunit B; translation: MTPDLTNESGGLVVTKMNDLLNWARMSSLWPLSFGIACCAIEMMGSMASTYDLDRFGVFPRPSARQADVIIIAGTVTFKMAERIKRLYEQMPDPKYVISMGSCSNCGGPYWQHGYHVVKGVDRVIPVDVYVQGCPPRPEALIGAILELQKKIETEQLVRI
- the proS gene encoding proline--tRNA ligase, with amino-acid sequence MSKGIISKDEDYSQWFNELVIKADMAEYSPVRGCMIIKPYGYSIWEKMQAVLDKMFKDTGHSNAYFPLLIPKSFFSKEASHVEGFAKECAVVTHYRLKNDENGQIIVDEEAKLEEELIIRPTSETIIWNTYKGWIQSYRDLPILVNQWANVMRWEMRTRMFLRTSEFLWQEGHTAHATAEEAVAETEQMLDVYADFAENWLALPVVRGRKTANERFAGALDTYCIEALMQDGKALQAGTSHFLGQNFAKAFDVKFANKEGKLDYVWATSWGVSTRLIGALIMAHSDDAGLVLPPKLAPIQVVIVPIYKHDEELENISAYVKTLTTELKAKGISVKFDNRDTQRPGFKFAEYELKGVPVRVAIGSRDMQNGTVELARRDTKTKETVQQEGLANVIEGLLDEIQSNIYSKAYNFREENTTEVDTYEEFKRLLDEKPGFLSAHWDGTPETEQRIKDETKATIRCIPLNNKQEEGKCILTGKPSTQRVLFARAY
- a CDS encoding NADH-quinone oxidoreductase subunit A; this encodes MHEVSQISEFGKIMIFLIVGFLAVGLTFFLNKLLSRQNPNDLKLSSYECGEEPTGSAWLPFNSRFYVIALIFLLFDVEMVFVFPWATVFGNHELIAADSRWGWFALAEMFIFLGILILGLVYVWRKGDLEWIKPKVTLPSSGVNIPAALYEKINLEQSVYQVKPFSIEAIAAEPTVVAAPTAAVANAEAPVRKPMFKPTFKKPGNDA
- a CDS encoding NAD(P)/FAD-dependent oxidoreductase, whose protein sequence is MTANLIKQTDFDAIIIGAGACGLMCAVQAGFLGKRVLILEKNDRPGAKILISGGGRCNYTNLYASAQQFISQNPHFCKSAFAQWTVDDTISFFEAYGISGKEKTLGQLFPETDKARDVVNIFANLCADLGQQIYYYATVKSIEQTDNGFEIVYEQHMREQKISAPKVVMASGGLPVVKLGATDIGMRVARKFGMAVVDTAPALVPLTITGKDQPWYEKLSGNSIFCRVWNDEASFEENILFTHWGLSGPAILQISSYWKPGEFIYIDLLPTQNLTELIQQERTINGKKTLLALLSGLFTRKFADALADRLPVQKNLASLSKADVDVIESLIHNFKVKPAGDKGYDKAEVMRGGVSTDELSSKTLEAKKVRGLYFGGECVDVTGWLGGYNFQWAWASGFVIAQAL